A region of Candidatus Hydrogenedens sp. DNA encodes the following proteins:
- a CDS encoding NUDIX domain-containing protein: MPIHFIEPFPWRFCAVCGNALILTDDGEKPRPFCSSCQRFYYHNPTPATCCFVTRTGKDLLLTKRAIYPAFGQWTLPGGYMELGETTEESAVRELYEETGLIAEQIQLLGISAQPSQQTGTILVLGFVVNRWKGEIKAGSDVSEAQFFLHDQLPQLAFTAHRELLNLYIQSL, encoded by the coding sequence ATGCCAATACATTTTATTGAGCCGTTTCCATGGCGTTTTTGTGCCGTCTGTGGGAATGCATTGATACTTACAGATGATGGGGAGAAGCCACGTCCTTTTTGTAGTTCCTGTCAAAGGTTTTATTATCACAATCCGACTCCTGCGACATGTTGTTTTGTAACAAGAACAGGTAAGGATTTACTTCTTACAAAACGGGCAATCTATCCTGCTTTTGGTCAATGGACTCTTCCAGGAGGGTACATGGAACTTGGGGAGACTACGGAGGAATCGGCAGTACGGGAATTGTATGAAGAAACAGGTCTTATTGCGGAACAAATTCAACTTTTAGGGATTTCCGCACAACCAAGTCAACAAACGGGTACTATTTTAGTATTGGGTTTTGTCGTTAACCGTTGGAAAGGAGAAATTAAGGCGGGTAGTGACGTTTCAGAGGCACAATTTTTTTTACATGACCAACTTCCACAGCTGGCATTTACAGCTCATAGAGAACTATTAAACCTCTATATTCAAAGTTTGTAG
- a CDS encoding prolyl oligopeptidase family serine peptidase translates to MSYLKTFCIGWIVYCFVVMFVNADELDWKVLSKYDSAIKPNEMMKTYLNQQAEEYLKKSKDESSYFPEKESIESYKKEKRELLWNLLGGRPEPTPLNPKIIRTGQKKTYRYEVLHFESRPNFYVTSVLYLPLSPPPYSAVLIPCGHSLEAKGYKEYQKLGILLAQNGISALIYDPPGQGERITFIKDNGEPDIWGTTEHTVLGLGCILLGTNYAQYEIWDGIRAVDYIQSRNDIRKEKIGCSGNSGGGTQTAYLMAIEPRIYASAPSCYLTSWERLLNTIGPQDAEQNIFSQIKYGLDHSMYLFLHAPNPVLICCATRDFFDISGTWNTFREAKRLYTKLGVNPLCDLIEINEEHGLKKITREEIVERMLWWLDGIHKEVEEQIDDSEILNKDEYQVCSEGNVKTIPNNRSILDINREQEKVFSKEREQFWNTSTLEQKQAKVSELINAPLWKDVSQPEIIEFSKCKSKEFPNAVSIIPFIIKPEEKIVLPGILFESTKSPERVIIYTNPEGKQSEPDRINDWLKQKINVFAVDLRGSGETLPTPSNNDITRTVGLGWEDVFRAYLIGKSYVGMRVVDYFSIIKYVKTKYKDNVKINIDASGVLCVPAIHAVFLLLPNEISMTLRGLTSWKQIIDNPRIQGQITNAVHDALKWYDIPQLISTIDSTRINILASEVPTF, encoded by the coding sequence ATGTCATATTTAAAAACATTTTGTATCGGTTGGATAGTGTACTGTTTTGTAGTTATGTTTGTAAATGCAGACGAATTGGATTGGAAAGTCCTCTCAAAATATGATAGCGCTATTAAACCAAATGAAATGATGAAAACATACCTAAATCAACAAGCCGAAGAATACTTAAAAAAATCAAAAGACGAATCTTCTTATTTCCCTGAAAAGGAAAGTATAGAATCATACAAAAAAGAAAAGAGAGAATTACTATGGAACCTATTAGGAGGTAGACCTGAACCTACTCCTCTTAATCCCAAAATAATTCGCACAGGACAAAAGAAAACATATCGATATGAGGTTTTACACTTTGAAAGTCGCCCTAATTTCTATGTTACGTCCGTTCTATATCTACCATTATCTCCACCACCTTACTCAGCAGTTCTCATTCCTTGTGGGCATTCCTTAGAAGCAAAAGGTTATAAAGAATACCAAAAATTAGGAATTCTTTTAGCACAAAATGGAATTTCCGCTTTAATTTATGACCCCCCAGGACAAGGTGAGAGAATCACATTTATCAAAGATAATGGAGAACCTGATATTTGGGGAACGACAGAACATACTGTTCTCGGGTTAGGCTGTATTCTTTTAGGAACGAACTATGCACAATATGAGATATGGGACGGGATTAGAGCCGTTGATTATATTCAGAGTCGAAATGACATCCGAAAAGAAAAAATAGGTTGTAGTGGTAACTCAGGAGGTGGTACCCAAACTGCATATCTTATGGCTATCGAGCCACGAATTTATGCCTCTGCTCCATCTTGTTATCTTACATCGTGGGAACGGTTATTAAACACTATTGGTCCCCAAGATGCAGAACAAAATATTTTTTCACAAATTAAGTATGGTCTTGACCATTCTATGTATCTGTTTTTACATGCTCCAAATCCTGTGCTTATATGCTGTGCCACCAGAGACTTTTTTGATATATCAGGAACATGGAACACGTTCCGAGAAGCAAAACGATTATATACAAAATTAGGTGTAAATCCCTTATGTGATTTAATCGAGATTAACGAGGAACATGGGCTTAAAAAAATAACACGTGAAGAAATTGTAGAACGGATGTTATGGTGGTTAGATGGTATCCATAAAGAAGTAGAAGAGCAAATCGACGATTCAGAAATACTTAATAAAGATGAATATCAAGTATGTTCAGAAGGCAATGTGAAAACCATTCCTAATAACCGTTCCATTTTAGATATAAATAGGGAGCAAGAAAAAGTATTCTCAAAAGAGAGAGAACAATTTTGGAACACCTCAACATTAGAGCAAAAACAAGCAAAAGTTTCTGAATTAATCAATGCTCCTTTATGGAAAGATGTGTCTCAACCTGAGATAATCGAGTTTTCAAAATGTAAGTCAAAAGAATTCCCAAACGCAGTATCTATTATCCCTTTTATAATAAAACCAGAAGAAAAAATAGTATTACCTGGCATTCTTTTCGAATCTACTAAATCACCCGAGAGAGTTATTATTTATACAAACCCAGAGGGTAAACAATCCGAACCTGACCGAATCAATGACTGGTTAAAACAAAAAATAAATGTTTTTGCTGTGGACTTAAGAGGTTCAGGAGAAACACTACCAACTCCAAGCAATAATGATATAACAAGAACTGTGGGTCTTGGATGGGAAGATGTCTTCCGTGCTTATCTTATCGGAAAATCCTATGTCGGGATGCGAGTTGTAGATTATTTCTCAATAATTAAATATGTAAAAACAAAATACAAAGATAATGTCAAGATAAACATTGATGCATCAGGTGTTTTATGTGTTCCCGCTATTCATGCAGTATTTTTACTTTTACCGAATGAGATTTCAATGACGTTGCGAGGTTTAACATCATGGAAACAAATTATTGATAATCCAAGAATACAAGGACAAATTACAAATGCAGTTCATGACGCCTTAAAATGGTATGATATACCCCAATTAATATCAACAATAGATAGTACAAGGATAAATATCCTTGCTTCTGAAGTTCCAACCTTTTAA
- a CDS encoding bifunctional acetate--CoA ligase family protein/GNAT family N-acetyltransferase, with protein MSIQPIRVDEEIRHPLDAFFMPRAVAVIGATDKLDSVGRTVLWNLISNPFGGTVYAVNPNRHQVLGMLAYPDIGSIPEPIDLAIIITPAQTVPNIIKECIRCSVKGCIIISAGFSETGEAGKALEEEIKNIIYPNKIRVIGPNSLGIMNPIIGLNSAFAPHIASKGTVGFITQSGAVGAAILDWSFHVKVGFSKFVSFGTMVDVNWADLIYYLGDDPYTKSIVIYMQALGDVRSFLSAAREVALHKPIILLKGGRTELGAKLARNTPYYVGGEQCSDEVFSAALKRCGVLRVDNIQQLFDMAIVLGKQPRPKGNRLAIISNAAGPSILATDALVSMGGKIASLSEKTMEELNQILPPYWNHDNPIDLLANADPKRYAQSAEIVLKDENADGLLVILTPQVMTKPLETAEELIKVKNPMKKPILASWMGGYKVEDGQQALNNAGIPTLDYPDIAARIFLSMWHYSYQLKGLYETPSAHEETSEHLSNKILAKNTIEYAVRQGQSILPPSATRDVLASYGINLIETHIAHDETEAVHIAKNIGYPVVLRRVLLSGKVSADPGGVLLNLHDEKAVRKAFRSLLDFVTDGKEACAFPGIAVQPLVPRDGIEICIGSHVDPLFGPYIYFCSGGKMLSIFEDRATGLPPLNTTLARRMIEDTNIYKSLKEGKICKGFNLEELERLLVQFSYLICEQRLIQGMELNPIVISPKRIVALNASILLYPIDTPIESFPKLAIRPYPNEYTFSWTSRKGNEIILRPIRPEDESLMIRFHETLSDNTVYFRYFQLQPLHVRTQHERLTEICFVDYDRSIALVAVEKNKETGENAILGVGRIVKIYGTQDAEFALMISDLFQGHGLGTEMLRRLIQIARTEGVHRLYGTILPENRAMLRVCAKLGFVLKKPTGQEFIAELILN; from the coding sequence ATGTCGATACAACCGATTCGTGTAGATGAAGAAATACGACATCCATTGGATGCTTTTTTTATGCCCCGTGCTGTAGCAGTGATTGGTGCAACAGACAAACTGGATAGCGTGGGACGGACAGTGTTGTGGAATCTGATTAGTAATCCGTTTGGGGGGACGGTATATGCGGTAAATCCTAATCGTCATCAGGTTTTAGGGATGTTGGCTTATCCAGATATTGGTTCTATTCCAGAACCTATAGATCTTGCGATTATCATAACACCTGCTCAAACTGTTCCTAATATTATTAAGGAATGTATTCGTTGCTCAGTAAAAGGATGTATCATTATTTCGGCGGGTTTTAGTGAAACAGGAGAAGCAGGGAAAGCACTTGAAGAAGAAATTAAGAATATTATTTATCCGAACAAAATCCGAGTCATTGGTCCGAATAGTTTAGGAATTATGAATCCCATTATAGGGTTGAATTCAGCGTTTGCACCTCATATAGCATCAAAAGGGACTGTAGGTTTTATTACTCAGAGCGGTGCGGTTGGAGCGGCTATTTTAGATTGGAGTTTTCATGTAAAGGTGGGTTTTAGTAAATTTGTTTCTTTTGGGACGATGGTGGATGTAAATTGGGCTGATTTAATTTATTATTTAGGTGATGACCCTTATACGAAAAGTATTGTTATATACATGCAAGCGTTGGGTGATGTTCGTTCTTTTCTTTCTGCGGCACGTGAGGTTGCTTTGCATAAACCCATCATTTTATTAAAGGGGGGTAGAACGGAATTAGGTGCGAAATTAGCAAGAAATACACCTTATTATGTGGGTGGAGAGCAATGTAGTGATGAGGTATTTTCAGCGGCTTTAAAAAGATGTGGTGTATTGCGTGTGGATAATATTCAACAGTTATTTGATATGGCTATTGTGTTAGGGAAACAACCGCGACCTAAAGGGAATCGACTTGCCATAATTAGTAATGCGGCTGGACCAAGTATTTTAGCTACAGATGCTCTTGTATCTATGGGTGGGAAAATAGCTTCGCTATCTGAAAAGACCATGGAAGAGTTAAATCAGATTTTGCCACCTTATTGGAATCATGACAATCCGATTGATTTATTAGCGAATGCAGACCCTAAACGATATGCACAATCAGCGGAGATTGTTTTGAAAGACGAGAATGCGGACGGACTTTTAGTTATCTTAACGCCTCAAGTTATGACCAAGCCATTAGAAACAGCCGAAGAATTAATCAAGGTGAAAAATCCGATGAAAAAGCCTATCCTTGCGAGCTGGATGGGTGGTTATAAAGTGGAGGATGGGCAACAGGCATTGAATAATGCGGGAATACCTACATTGGATTATCCTGATATTGCGGCGAGAATTTTCCTTTCGATGTGGCATTACTCTTATCAATTAAAGGGACTTTATGAAACTCCAAGTGCGCATGAGGAAACCAGTGAACATCTTTCAAATAAAATTCTTGCCAAAAATACCATCGAATATGCAGTACGTCAGGGTCAAAGCATTTTACCTCCATCAGCTACACGGGATGTTCTGGCAAGTTATGGAATTAACCTAATTGAGACTCATATTGCTCATGATGAAACAGAAGCAGTTCATATTGCTAAGAACATAGGTTATCCAGTAGTTTTGCGTCGAGTTCTTCTTTCGGGGAAAGTATCTGCGGACCCGGGTGGTGTTCTACTTAATTTGCATGATGAAAAAGCGGTTCGTAAAGCATTTCGTTCTTTACTTGATTTCGTTACGGATGGGAAAGAAGCATGTGCATTCCCAGGGATAGCGGTGCAACCATTAGTTCCAAGAGATGGGATTGAGATTTGCATTGGAAGCCATGTAGACCCGCTATTTGGTCCTTATATATATTTTTGTTCAGGTGGAAAAATGTTATCTATCTTTGAGGATAGAGCGACAGGGTTACCACCCTTAAATACGACATTAGCCCGTAGAATGATAGAAGATACAAACATTTATAAATCATTAAAGGAAGGTAAAATTTGTAAAGGCTTTAATTTGGAGGAGTTAGAACGTTTACTTGTCCAATTTAGTTATCTTATCTGTGAACAGCGATTAATTCAGGGAATGGAACTAAATCCGATAGTTATTTCACCGAAACGAATTGTAGCGTTGAATGCCTCTATTTTGCTTTATCCGATAGATACACCGATAGAGTCTTTTCCAAAATTGGCTATAAGGCCATATCCTAATGAATATACTTTTAGTTGGACATCACGAAAGGGCAATGAAATTATTCTTAGGCCTATACGTCCTGAAGATGAAAGTTTAATGATTCGTTTTCATGAAACACTAAGTGATAACACAGTTTATTTTAGATATTTTCAACTCCAGCCACTTCATGTCCGTACCCAACATGAACGTCTTACAGAAATATGTTTTGTAGATTATGACCGTAGTATTGCATTAGTTGCGGTAGAGAAAAATAAGGAAACAGGTGAAAATGCAATATTAGGAGTGGGTAGGATAGTAAAAATTTATGGGACACAAGATGCAGAATTTGCGTTGATGATTAGTGACCTGTTTCAAGGTCATGGTTTAGGAACAGAAATGTTGAGACGTTTAATACAAATTGCTCGTACTGAAGGTGTTCATCGTTTATATGGGACAATATTACCTGAAAATCGGGCTATGTTGAGGGTATGTGCTAAGTTAGGTTTTGTTTTAAAAAAACCGACGGGGCAGGAGTTTATAGCGGAACTGATTTTAAATTGA
- a CDS encoding SCP2 sterol-binding domain-containing protein, translating into MSQVAEFFNQLTSKVDPAKIKGMNVTYQFVITGEGGGEWAVAVSNEQLTVTEGKAEKANITLTISASDFLDLVAGKLNGQTAFLTGKLKIQGDMTLALKLQSVFNLG; encoded by the coding sequence ATGTCCCAAGTAGCAGAATTTTTCAATCAACTCACATCAAAAGTAGACCCCGCTAAAATTAAGGGTATGAATGTGACCTATCAATTCGTGATTACAGGCGAAGGTGGTGGAGAATGGGCAGTTGCAGTTAGTAACGAGCAACTGACCGTTACTGAAGGTAAAGCAGAAAAAGCCAATATCACTTTGACCATTTCTGCATCCGATTTCCTTGACTTAGTCGCTGGAAAACTCAATGGACAAACAGCATTCTTGACAGGAAAACTAAAGATTCAAGGTGATATGACACTCGCTCTAAAATTACAATCCGTTTTTAATCTCGGCTAA
- the pap gene encoding polyphosphate:AMP phosphotransferase yields MLDTINLDCYLSKDEFKQAIQKWEIDSGRCQRELREKGISTVVLVEGWDTSGKGTLLNRLLLNLDPRGYWVHNIAKTTREERLRPYLWSFWNRLPKYGDIAFFNHSWYWPIVLRAKKERWGTEKLRAELKDIKIFERQIVEDGMILIKLFLHISKKEQKKRFKKLEKDPAFEWRVRGENQEILDAYDKLYKIIDVILEDTHNGVHPWHIIPAMDEKYCISKAEHIILSHWENALQKGLSVPIYSLPSRTSEPLNAVDLSKTLSREEYDRTLPKLQKELRRLQFICFKKRIPVIIVFEGWDAGGKGGAIKRLVRELDPRGYEVIPIGAPQGEEKMHHHLWRFWKVLPKAGHFTIYDRSWYGRVLVERVEGFTKPEDWKRGYKEINEFEQQLVKWGAVLIKFWIHISPDEQLKRFEERTKNPYKQWKITDEDWRNRAKWNDYVDAVSDMISFTSTKNSPWTIIEGNDKCYSRIKILRSVINCVKEHIC; encoded by the coding sequence ATGCTGGATACAATAAATTTGGATTGTTACCTTTCAAAAGATGAATTTAAGCAAGCTATTCAGAAATGGGAGATTGATTCAGGACGATGTCAAAGGGAATTAAGAGAAAAAGGCATTTCTACTGTTGTCCTTGTTGAGGGATGGGACACATCTGGAAAAGGGACTCTTTTAAACCGTCTATTATTAAACCTTGACCCAAGAGGGTACTGGGTCCATAATATAGCAAAGACCACACGAGAGGAACGATTAAGACCTTATTTATGGAGTTTCTGGAATAGATTGCCCAAATATGGTGATATTGCATTTTTTAATCATAGTTGGTATTGGCCTATTGTGTTGAGAGCAAAAAAAGAGAGATGGGGCACTGAGAAACTTCGTGCTGAATTAAAAGATATTAAAATTTTTGAACGGCAGATTGTTGAAGATGGGATGATTCTCATCAAGTTATTTTTACATATATCGAAAAAAGAACAAAAAAAACGATTTAAGAAATTAGAAAAAGACCCTGCATTTGAGTGGCGAGTTCGAGGTGAAAATCAGGAAATATTAGATGCGTACGACAAGCTTTATAAAATTATAGATGTAATATTAGAGGACACACATAATGGAGTGCATCCATGGCATATCATTCCTGCTATGGATGAGAAGTATTGTATTTCAAAAGCGGAACATATTATTCTTTCACATTGGGAAAATGCATTACAAAAGGGTTTATCAGTTCCAATATATTCTCTTCCGAGTAGAACTTCTGAACCTTTAAATGCGGTGGATTTGTCAAAAACATTATCCCGAGAAGAATACGATAGGACATTACCAAAACTACAAAAGGAACTTCGTCGTTTACAGTTTATTTGTTTTAAAAAAAGGATACCTGTCATTATCGTTTTTGAAGGATGGGATGCTGGTGGAAAAGGAGGAGCGATAAAACGGCTGGTTCGAGAATTAGACCCACGAGGTTATGAGGTTATTCCGATTGGTGCCCCTCAAGGCGAGGAGAAAATGCATCACCACTTATGGCGGTTTTGGAAAGTGCTCCCTAAAGCGGGACATTTTACAATTTATGACCGTTCCTGGTATGGAAGGGTATTGGTAGAGCGTGTAGAAGGGTTTACCAAACCTGAGGATTGGAAACGTGGATATAAGGAAATCAATGAATTTGAACAGCAGTTGGTTAAATGGGGAGCAGTTCTTATTAAATTTTGGATTCATATTTCTCCTGATGAACAACTAAAACGATTTGAAGAGCGGACGAAAAATCCGTATAAGCAATGGAAAATTACAGATGAGGATTGGAGAAATAGAGCAAAATGGAATGATTATGTAGATGCTGTTTCAGATATGATTAGTTTTACCTCTACAAAAAATAGTCCATGGACAATCATAGAGGGTAACGATAAATGTTATTCAAGAATAAAAATTTTAAGGAGTGTAATTAATTGTGTAAAAGAACATATTTGTTAG
- a CDS encoding sigma 54-interacting transcriptional regulator has translation MKEKNERALSELKLLLEISEILDRSYDLRDELYPVLKAISNHTGMLRGTITLLDRERGELHIEAAYGLSSEELARGVYRVGEGIIGKVAQMGRPMVIPKISTEPMFLNKTGSRKNLQKEEISYICVPIRVENMVLGTLSADRLYSDEISLEEDLRVLTIIASMIARAVRLRMRNEEERKALLLENARLQEELKKRFHPSNMIGSSGAIQKVYDLIQQVSTTEATVLIRGESGTGKELVAHAIHFNSNRATGPFIKVNCAALPESVVESELFGHERGAFTGAYQQRKGRFEMAHGGTIFLDEIGDLPLSIQAKLLRVLQDKTFERVGGSEVIKVNVRIITATNRDLEKLVKEEKFREDLFYRLNVFPIFIPPLRERKTDILELANYFVEKYSRENNKYVKRISTPAIDMLMSYHWPGNVRELENVIERAIILTNDDVIHGHHLPPTLQTAEASNTIMKGKLEETLERVEREMIIEALKNTKGNKAKAARELGITERIMGLRVMKLGINPKQYKPQKAKHSMKTKEYIDKDR, from the coding sequence ATGAAAGAAAAAAACGAAAGAGCCCTTTCAGAACTTAAACTCCTTCTCGAAATAAGCGAAATATTAGATAGAAGTTATGACCTTAGAGACGAACTCTATCCTGTCCTCAAAGCAATTTCAAATCATACAGGAATGTTACGAGGCACCATTACCTTGCTCGATAGGGAGAGAGGTGAACTACATATAGAAGCAGCTTATGGACTTTCCAGCGAAGAATTGGCACGAGGAGTCTATAGAGTTGGAGAAGGGATTATTGGGAAGGTAGCTCAAATGGGCAGGCCAATGGTTATTCCTAAAATCTCCACCGAGCCTATGTTCCTAAATAAAACAGGTTCAAGAAAAAATTTACAAAAAGAAGAAATATCCTACATCTGTGTACCAATAAGAGTAGAGAACATGGTATTAGGAACATTAAGCGCTGACCGATTATATTCAGATGAGATTTCTTTAGAAGAAGACCTGCGTGTTTTGACAATCATCGCTTCTATGATAGCCCGTGCTGTCCGACTGAGAATGAGGAATGAGGAAGAGAGAAAAGCTCTTTTACTTGAAAACGCTCGGTTGCAAGAAGAATTAAAAAAAAGATTCCACCCCTCAAATATGATTGGTAGTTCAGGAGCAATACAGAAAGTTTATGATTTAATTCAACAAGTATCTACAACCGAAGCAACCGTCCTTATTCGAGGTGAAAGTGGTACTGGTAAAGAATTGGTAGCCCACGCTATTCATTTTAATAGCAATCGTGCCACGGGTCCATTTATAAAAGTTAACTGTGCCGCACTACCAGAATCTGTTGTTGAGAGTGAACTATTTGGACATGAACGAGGTGCTTTTACTGGTGCATATCAGCAACGAAAAGGCCGTTTCGAAATGGCTCATGGCGGTACCATTTTCTTAGATGAAATTGGAGATTTACCTTTAAGTATTCAAGCAAAACTTCTTCGTGTACTACAAGATAAAACCTTCGAACGAGTAGGAGGCTCAGAAGTTATAAAGGTCAATGTTCGTATAATTACTGCAACAAATCGTGATTTGGAAAAATTAGTTAAAGAAGAAAAATTTCGCGAAGACCTATTTTATCGATTGAACGTTTTCCCAATATTTATTCCACCACTAAGAGAAAGAAAAACGGATATTTTAGAATTGGCAAATTACTTTGTCGAAAAATACAGTCGCGAAAATAATAAGTATGTTAAACGAATTTCAACCCCAGCAATTGACATGTTAATGAGTTATCACTGGCCTGGAAATGTCCGTGAATTAGAGAATGTTATAGAACGTGCTATTATTCTAACCAATGATGATGTAATTCATGGACATCATCTGCCACCAACACTTCAAACTGCAGAAGCTTCAAATACAATAATGAAAGGCAAATTGGAAGAAACCCTTGAACGGGTTGAAAGAGAAATGATTATTGAGGCATTAAAAAATACAAAAGGAAACAAAGCAAAAGCAGCAAGAGAATTAGGAATTACGGAACGGATTATGGGACTTAGAGTGATGAAACTCGGAATTAACCCAAAACAATATAAACCCCAAAAAGCAAAACATTCTATGAAAACAAAAGAATATATCGATAAGGATAGATAA
- the hslV gene encoding ATP-dependent protease subunit HslV: protein MAEFKSTTIIAVRRNGTVAMAGDGQVTLGDTIVKGTATKIRRLYGGKVLAGFAGSVSDAFALFERFEGKLEEFHGNLTRSAVELGKLWRTDKYLRQLNAMLIVCSKDEILLVSGTGEIIEPDDDILSIGSGSGFALTAARALMKHTNLSAEQIAHEALKLASQVCIYTNEHITVEIL from the coding sequence ATGGCTGAATTTAAAAGCACTACAATTATTGCTGTTCGAAGAAATGGAACCGTCGCTATGGCAGGCGATGGACAGGTAACCCTCGGTGATACAATCGTAAAAGGAACTGCAACAAAAATAAGAAGATTATATGGTGGTAAAGTTCTTGCAGGTTTTGCAGGTTCTGTTTCTGATGCCTTTGCATTATTTGAACGGTTTGAAGGAAAGTTAGAAGAATTCCATGGTAATTTGACGCGTTCCGCAGTTGAACTTGGAAAATTATGGAGAACCGATAAATATCTGCGACAGTTGAATGCTATGTTAATTGTGTGCAGTAAAGATGAAATCTTACTTGTGTCTGGAACAGGAGAAATTATAGAACCAGATGATGATATTTTGTCGATTGGTTCAGGTTCAGGTTTCGCATTGACCGCAGCACGTGCTTTAATGAAGCATACAAATTTGTCAGCAGAACAAATTGCACATGAGGCTTTAAAACTTGCATCACAAGTTTGTATTTATACAAATGAACATATAACAGTAGAAATTTTGTAA